A window of Mobiluncus massiliensis genomic DNA:
ATCCCTCTGGGATATCTTGGCGCACGATGGTTCCCCCACCGGTATAAACGCCGTCTCCGATATTGACCGGGGCAATGAACACGTTATTCGCGCCCGTTCGGCAATGCGACCCAACGTTGGAGTGATGCTTATGTACTCCATCGTAGTTTGCAAAGATGGTGGCGGCGCCGATGTTGGTGCCTTCCCCGATGGTGGCGTCCCCCACATAAGACAGGTGAGGAATCTTGGTGCCTCGCCCGACTTGAATGTTTTTCGTTTCGCAAAAGCCTCCGACTTTCGTACTTTCCGACAGGATGGTTCCCGGACGTAGGTAAGTGAAAGGCCCGATATAGGAATGGGCGCCAATTTCGGATGATAGGCCATGTACCCGAAAGACTTCCGCGTCGTCTCCGACTTTCATGTCGATAAGCGTCGAGTCCGGTCCGATACGGCAGTCCTCTCCGATGCTGGTGTGGCGGCGCAGCTGCGTATTGGGGTAAATCGTGGTGTCCTGACCAATGGTCACGTCGGCATCAATCCATGTTGTCGTCGGATCGATGATGGTGACGCCCTGCAGCATCCAGTACCGAGTGCGGCGGCGATTGTATTCGGCTCGCAGTTCGGCCAACTGAGCCCGGTCATTGCAGCCTTCCGCTTGCGCCGTGTCTGCCAGCAACACCGAAGAAACCTTGAGGCCTTCGTTCCGAGCAGCTTTGATGGTGTCGGTTAGATAGATTTCCCCTTGGTCGTTGTTTGTCGACAGGGTCGGTAAGCAGCGATTTAAGAATTCGGCATCGAAGGCATAAATCCCAGCGTTGACTTCTTTGATTTGCTTTTGAGCATAGGTTGCATCACGTTCCTCAACGATGCCGGCGACATGTCCGGCCACCCGCTGAATTCGCCCGTAGCCGAAAGGATTGGCTATCTCGGTAGTTAGCAAGCACAAGGCCGCCCCTTCGTCCTCGCGAGTTTCCGCCAAGGACAGAATCGTGGAGGAATCGAGCAGGGGCACATCAGCGGAGGTCACCACCAAAGTTCCCGTCGCAGCCCCCAGTTCCTCGAGCTTTTGTAAAGCACACCACACCGCGCGACCGGTACCGGGCACATCGTCCTGGTGAGCGATCGCAATGTCGGGATTGACTGCTAGAGCTTCTGCGGCTACAGCATCGGCCTGGTGACGAACCACTACCACGATCCGTTCCGGTTCGATTTCCATAGCGGTGTGGATAGCGTGAGAAAGTAGGGTGCGCCCTGCGAAAGAGTGCAAGACCTTGGCCTTCTTAGACTTCATACGGGTGCCTTGGCCTGCAGCCAAGATAACGATGGTGCTGACGTTGGTCATGTTCCTATCCTAACGCCTTGCCCGCCCCTAAAAAGCAAAACGTTCCGCCCCCAGGATTCGAACCCAGACTAAAGGTACCAAAAACCTCTGTGCTGCCATTACACCAGGGCGGAATGCGCCGCTGACCGCAGTCGAAAACAGCGCCCGTCCATTTTGCCATTTTTCAACTTTTTTAGAAAGTTGAAACCGAGGCTTAGCGTGGCCATAATCTGCAAGCGCTACACAGTTCTGCAACACTGCTTGAAGTTTTACAGCCACTCCCCGCAGTAGACCGCCGGTAGCCGCCACGGAAAATTTCACTACGCCCAACGCTTTTCTCCGCGACAAAGAATCTCGACCTCAAGTATTATTAAAGAAATTTTCCCTAATAGGACGGTGCTATGGTTCCCCCCTCCGATTTATCCGACGGTGACGAAGTCGACGGCATCCTCAAGGCTTGGCGTTCCCTGCTTCCCCGTGCCGATTTAACTCCACTTTCAGTGTTCTCCCGAGTTTCCCGCCTCGCTCGTCACCTTGACCAGGCACGTCGCGAAGCGTTCTCTTCAGTAGATTTGGAGCCCTGGGCTTTCGATGTACTCTCTGCCCTACGCCGGGCTGGAGAACCATTCTCCCTGACGCCCGGCGTACTCATGCAGCAATCTCTGGTGTCCTCCGGAACCATGACGAACCGCATCGATCGGCTGGAAGAACGCGGACTGGTACGCCGCTGCGCCCACCCGGAGGACCGCCGTGCCATTCTGGTGGAACTCACCGAGGACGGCAAAAGGCACGCCGATGCCGCAATAACCAAGCTGATGGCTACGGAACGAGATTGGCTAGGTGACCTTTCCGAAGCGGATGTGAACGAATTGGCGCGCCTGTTGCGAGCCGTGCTCCTCCCCTTCGATGCCCAGTCACGCTAAGAGACCTGCGAGGGTTGTTTCTCCTCGACCCGCGTCACCACTTTGATAGGGTCAGCCTGAGGGACGTCGTCAGGAGCTACAGCCAGTACAGCTTTCGGCTCAATTCGCAGCGCCACGCGTTGTCCCTTCGTGACCATCATGGACTCCGAAGGGGTAATCTGAGCCGTCAACGTGATTCCCGAGGGCATCTCTACCTCAACTTTCGCGGTTGATCCCAGGAAAGTCAGGTTCTTCACCACGCCTTGATTGGCTAATCGGGGGGCGTGAGGCTGCACCATCTCCAGTTGTACAGATTCGGGACGCACCAGAATTGTGGCTTCCCCGCTGGTGCGTTTCGTCGAGGTTTTCAGAATCGGAATTTCTTGGTCTCCTACGAAGGCCGAACCATTCCGTATCACAGCGGGAATACGGCTGGATTCACCGATGAAAGTCGCCACAAATTCGTTGGCGGGTTCGTTGTATAGCTCCCAAGGCTCGGCGATTTGCTGTAGCTTGCCATCTTTCATCACACCGACCCGGTCGGCCACAGCCAAAGCCTCCTCCTGGTCATGCGTCACGAACAAAGTTGTCAGACCGGACTGCAGCTGAAGCCGGCGGATTTCTCCACGCAACTGCACCCGCACTTTGGCATCCAAAGCGGAGAGCGGCTCATCGAGAGCCAACACCGCGGGGCGCAACACCAACGCTCGCGCCAGGGCCACCCGCTGCTGCTGCCCTCCGGACATTTGGTGAGTGTACTTATCAGCTTGGTTAGCCAGACCCACCATCTCCAGGGCTTCCATAGCCTGACGAACCCGACGTTTAGAGTCGACTTTGCGTACCGTCAGACCGAACTCCACGTTCTGGCGCACCGTCATATTAGGAAACAGGGAATACTGTTGAAACACCATGGCCATATTTCGCTTTGCTGCGGATGTGTGGGTGATGTCTCGCCCGTTGACCACAATCTGGCCCGAGTCAATCTGCATCAAGCCTGTCAGAGCCCGCAACGCGGTCGTTTTCCCGCATCCCGAGGGTCCCAGCAGCACGACCAGTTCTCCGCTGCGAAATTCACAGTTGAAATGATCCAGAGCCTTGGTGTGTCCGTATTGTTTGTTTAGGTCCCGAAGTTCAACCTCGGCACCGACAGCCTCATTTGGCATTTTTCTCTCTCTTCTTTTTCAATTCGTAGCTTACGATTTCCAACATCATCAACACCACGATGCCAAACACCATGGTCAACAGGGCCAGCGCGGTGGCGGTCATAGAGTCGTCTTGTCCCAACTGGAATATGGCGACCTGCAGGTTGTTGCGGTTCAACAGCGATGCAATGGTGAACTCTCCCAGCACCACGGAAATCGTGATGAAGGATGCGGCTCCAATGGCTCCACGAAGGTTGGGGATAATGACTTTGAACATGACCGTTGGCCACGGCGCCCCTAGGGAACGCGCGGCTTCAACCAGAGTCTTTACCGGAATCGTTGAAAATCCGGCATCGAGCGCCCGATACGCGAAGGGCAACGCCAAGATGGTGTAGGCAAACGCCAGCCAGATTGGATCCGTGTTTAGCACGTTAATCGAAATAAAGCGGTATATCGGTCCTAAACCCACCACCAGCACGATGGCCGGAATCGCGAGGGGAAGCAGACAGATAAACTCCACTACGCGAGACAGTTTGGAAGGTCGGATTTTTAGCGCCAGCATGGTTGGTAACAGCAACGCCAACATCAGCACCACGGTAAATACGCTCAATCCCAAGGAATTTAGCACGCCGTTCCACAGAATAGACATATCCGCCCCGGAGGCGGTGGTTCCTGACAAACTAAAGATAGACTGCCAAGCTCCGCCTGACCACGCCCCGGTAAGCGGAAACCGCACCGAAAAAATTAACATACCTAACAACGGTATAAATAAAAACAGCAGTACGGCGACGAGGATGACCCACTGGTAAATGGCTACGCCTACGTCTGCAGGCCGCTTCCGGCTCCTGTGGCGTGGCGTGATCTCAAGTGAGGACGCGGTCAACACATCCTCCGGCTTAGAATCTACGGAATCCATGAGGTTCACTCCCATTTCGCCGTCCTCTTTTGCAGTTGTGCGTAAGCTGTCATCACCACAGCCACTACGACCACCATCAACAGGGCGAGAGACTGCGCGAACCCGTTTTGACCGACGTCTTGCTCGTTACGCAGCGCGCTTTGAATCATCAGTGGCACCAGGATGGAGCGCTGCGTAAACAGTGCAGCCGCGGTCGCGTAGGCGGAAAATGCGTTGGAAAATAGCAGCAAAAAGGCGCCGAGGAATCGCGGCCACAGAATCGGTCCCGCCACCCGGAACCAATAATCCCAAGTCGAGCCGCCCAAGTTCAGGGTTGCTTCCTTCCACTGGGGACGCAGCGAGTCCATAGCCGGCAGGAACACGATAATCATCAGGGGAATCTGGAAGTAGCAGTACACCAATACCAGTCCCGGCAGAGAGGCCAACCAGTTAGGATCGAGTTGAATTCCTGTAGTCGCAAACAGAATCTGGGTGCCGATACCGTTAATCCCGATAGTAGCGATGAAGGCAAACGCCAGCATGACCCCGCCGAACTGAGCCAATACCGAAGACACAGCATTGATTAAGCGGCGCAGCAAACCGGTTTGGCTGGAACGAGCCACCAAGGCGTAGCATGCCAGTGCCCCTACCACGGCTCCAATCAGAGCCGATGCGATAGAAACAAAAACCGAGGTACCCAGGGATTCCAAGGTGTTCTGTTCTCCCAAACGCGCCAGGTTTTTCAGGGTGAATCCCCCTTCTGCGCTGGTGAAAGCTCCCGAAATCACGATAGCGGTGGGCGTGAGCAAGAATATCGCCACATAGAGGAAAAATGGGATTGTGACCAGGTTCGTGGACTTGCGCCCCCGCGCTGACGAGGGATACCAGGTCTTTGACTCGGCTTGTAGCTGTCCGCGCCAGCCTGTCTCTTCGTTGACCTCTGACTTCTGATTCGTAGGCATGAGCCGGGAGCCCGGAACGGTATCCGAGCTCCCTGGCCGTGTATCTTCTTGAAAAGACTTAGTTGCCAATAGCCTTGTCCCAGTTCTGCTGCAACCAAGTGGTGATTCGAGCTGAATCATCCGGGCTGTAAGTCAATGGAGGTTGAGAGGTTTCAATCAAGGTGGCTTTAGCCTCGGCATCAATAGTGCCGTCCTTTTCCATCTGTTCCATCAGTACCGGCATTGCCCCGCCCTTCATCCACAGGTTCTGAGCTTCTGGAGTGTAAAGGAACTCCTGCCACAAACGTGCGGCCGCCGGGTGGGGAGCTTCCTTGTTGATGGCCTGCTGGTAGTAACTGCCGACCTCGGTGCCGGGGAACACGATGACGCTCCAATCAACTCCCTGACCCTTTAAGCGGTCACGAGTCGAAATTTGGTTATAAGACCAGTCGAACACCGCGGCGGTCTGGCCGGAATCGATGGTAGCCGAGGTCACATCAATGGTGTTCAAGTTGCCGATGCTCTTGAGTTCTTTAAAGAAATCCAGACCCGGCTGGAGGTTTTGCAAATCCCCACCATTGGCCAGATTCGCCATGATAAAGCCGTTGAATGCCGCCCCGGCTTCCGCTGGCTTGCCATTGAGCGAGACAACGCCGGCAAACTTTGAATCTTTCAAATCCTCGATGGACTTGACGTCGCCGTACTTGGTCTTATTCCAGCCCAAAGACATCACGCCGGTGTAATCAGGGGTAAAGAACTTGTCTTTATTCTTAAGTTTTGGATCGATCTGTGCCGCCCCTTGAGTTTCGTACGCCGCAAAATACTGGGTGGAATCCACAGCTACAGCTAAACCGACGTCAACAGTGTCGGGCGCTTTGTCCGTGCCGGCGTTCGTCTTAATAGCATCAATTTCTTCTTTTGAAGACGCATTGGGGTTTTGTTCGTTTACAGTGATTTCAGGATATTTCTTTTTGAACGCCTCAATCACTCCACCCCAGTTTGACCAGTCGTGCGGCAACGCGATGAGATTCAACTGACCTTCTGCCTTCGCTGCCTTTTCCAGTCCTTCCATTCCACCAAAATCATCGATGGAAACGGCTGCCTGGTACTTCGTCTTGTCTGCGGCGCTTTCCGCATTTGCCGCGCTGCCACCGCAAGCCGTCAATCCTAACGTGGCGCTGACCAGGATTGCAGTGCCTGCCATCAGAGAAAATGTCTTGTTCAAGGGTTTTCCTTTCCTGAAACTTTATTAGCGTCTCTAGGTTAGGAAACTCGCGTTAGGACTTACCTGCTTAATTTGTTAAAACTAGGTAAGTTTACCTTTTCACTGGTTAAATCTCACGGATTCAGAGTCTGGGGTATCCCCTCTTGCCGGTCCGGCAGCACTGAAAACTCGTGCTACCAAAGGGTGAGCGCCAAGCCTCGCCGCTACGTTTTCTTGGGAAGTTGCATCTGGGCACAGGGCGGCGATGGTCGGACCAGAACCCGAAACTATGGCTTTCAAAGCTCCGGCCTGCTCTGCCGCGGCGATAACTTGGGATAGTTCGGGGAAAATGTCGAGAGCAGCGGCCTGCAAATCGTTGTGGAGGTATCCGGCCAGCTTGGTAACGTCCCCATCCAGAGCTGCCACAAAGTCTGGTGAGAGCGTAGCGGGCAGCGGTTGCGGATTAGGAATCAACCTGTCGAAGGCCCCAAAGACTTTGGGGGTGGACAGTCCCCGGGGGAAAACCGCCAAGACCCAAAAACATTTTGTACCACCCGGTAAACTCAGCATTTTATCTCCGAAGCCGAGACCCAATGCGTTTCCTCCGGTTAACCCGAAGGGCACGTCCGCACCTAGTTTCGCCCCGAGAGACTGCAGCTCAGCGAGGGTGAATCCCAGTTGGTAAAGCGCGTTCGCCGCATAGAGCACTCCGGCGGCATCGGCTGACCCGCCAGCCATGCCTCCCGCCACCGGAATATTTTTCTCAACCTTAATGCTGGTGGGGGGTACTTCGGCGCCGTTTACACGCAAGGCCTGGATTGCTTTGAGCGCCAGATTTTCCGGCCCGTCCAGGTTCTTTGGTCCAGTCAGTCCCGGCGCCAACACAGTCTGGACCACATCCGTTTTGCCTGAATTACGAGGCCTCACAGTCAAGCACTCCCCGAGGTCCAGGCCCTGAAATACCGTCAATAGCTCGTGTCGGGGCTGGTTCGGTGGTCGCTCCCCCACTCGGAGCAACAGGTTTACCTTTCCGGGAGCAAAGACTTTGAGACGTCGCCCCGGTTCATTTTCAAGGATTCGCACTCCGCTCATTTTGTATCGCTCGTTCCATAAAGTTTTGCACCCGCGATTTTTGTGAAATCTGTGACACTGAGGCGTTCGGCGCGTAATCCGGGCGTTATACCAGCAGCCTCGAGCAAAGCCGCGGCCGCATCAGGGGAACCGGCGTATTTAGCCAAAGACTGCCGCAAGGTCTTACGGCGCTGCGAGAATGCCGCGTTTACCGCCGCGAACACTTCCTTCCGTAACGTTTCGATTGCCTCATCCGTCAAGCCTTCTGCGCTCAGTTTCAGGTCCTCCTTGAGTCGCTGACGAACCTCTAAACGCTGAAAATCCACCACGGCTGAATCCACATTCGGGGCCGGATAGAACACATTTCGCCCTACTTTGAAAGCGCGTTTAGCACTGCCCCACCAAGCCAGTTTTACGCTCGGCGCCCCGTAGGCTGTGTCAGCGACTCCAGCCACCCAACGATCAGCCACTTCAGCTTGCACCATGACCAGGGCACCTTCCAGACCTGGCAATACTTCCAAAAAATGCAGCAGCAGGGGTGTGGCCACGTTGTAGGGCAGGTTCGCGACCAACTGGCGCGGCACAGCCCATTCCTCGGGGAGGTCCAGGTCGGATACGCCGCTAATCTCGAGAGCATCTTGCGTCATGACGCACAAGTTTGCGCTGTTCGCACCGTGTTGTCTCACTGTCACCGGTAGGGCGGCAGCCAAACGTGGATCAATCTCGATGGCGATGACTTTGCAACCCTGTTCCAACAAGGCCAGGGTCAAAGAGCCTAATCCCGGACCAATTTCCACAACGGTATCGCCTGGGGTAACTCCCGCTGCAGCCGCGATACGCCGCACAGTTCCAGGATCAGTAACGAAATTTTGACCCTTTTTCTTGCTCGGAGACACCTCTAGGGCAGCACAAAGCTCAACAATGTCGCGCGCACCTAACAACAGCACCTCAAAATTTTAGCGCAAACCGAGCTTCCGGGAGCACGCCGGCCACTGTCCCCAACCGGAACGCGCTTGCAGAATCTGAGCCCGGTGGGTCTGTTCTTCTGCCGAAGCCTCAGACGGCAAACCAGACCCTCCTACTGATCGCCAAGTCGGTAGCGTGAACTGGTACATTCCGTAAAAACCATTGCCCGTGTTCGTATCGGGACGCCCGCCGGCTTCACAAAATGCCAGTTTGCTCCAGACGTCGCCGGTCGCAGCGATAGGTTGAGAGGCGGGACGTTTCTTGGTGCCGACCGTAACTTTTTCGTTAACTGGTTGGGTCACGACTTTTTCGCTCAAGGTTTCTTCGGAGGAAACCACACCGTCAATGCTGCGCACCTTCTTGGTGATTTCTTTTACCCCGACAACACCTTTTTGCGTCACGACCTTTTCGTCAGTGAACTTTGAATCATCGTTGGTAGTTTCGGTTTCAAACTGAATCGGTTCGCTGGTCGTGACGTTTTCTTCCGTAATGCGCTGCACCTGCACAATCGGCGCCGCACCGGGGTTAAACAGCACTTGGACGGCATCCAAGCCAGTCAGCTTCA
This region includes:
- a CDS encoding ABC transporter permease subunit, coding for MLIFSVRFPLTGAWSGGAWQSIFSLSGTTASGADMSILWNGVLNSLGLSVFTVVLMLALLLPTMLALKIRPSKLSRVVEFICLLPLAIPAIVLVVGLGPIYRFISINVLNTDPIWLAFAYTILALPFAYRALDAGFSTIPVKTLVEAARSLGAPWPTVMFKVIIPNLRGAIGAASFITISVVLGEFTIASLLNRNNLQVAIFQLGQDDSMTATALALLTMVFGIVVLMMLEIVSYELKKKREKNAK
- a CDS encoding ABC transporter ATP-binding protein, with translation MPNEAVGAEVELRDLNKQYGHTKALDHFNCEFRSGELVVLLGPSGCGKTTALRALTGLMQIDSGQIVVNGRDITHTSAAKRNMAMVFQQYSLFPNMTVRQNVEFGLTVRKVDSKRRVRQAMEALEMVGLANQADKYTHQMSGGQQQRVALARALVLRPAVLALDEPLSALDAKVRVQLRGEIRRLQLQSGLTTLFVTHDQEEALAVADRVGVMKDGKLQQIAEPWELYNEPANEFVATFIGESSRIPAVIRNGSAFVGDQEIPILKTSTKRTSGEATILVRPESVQLEMVQPHAPRLANQGVVKNLTFLGSTAKVEVEMPSGITLTAQITPSESMMVTKGQRVALRIEPKAVLAVAPDDVPQADPIKVVTRVEEKQPSQVS
- a CDS encoding ABC transporter permease subunit, translated to MPTNQKSEVNEETGWRGQLQAESKTWYPSSARGRKSTNLVTIPFFLYVAIFLLTPTAIVISGAFTSAEGGFTLKNLARLGEQNTLESLGTSVFVSIASALIGAVVGALACYALVARSSQTGLLRRLINAVSSVLAQFGGVMLAFAFIATIGINGIGTQILFATTGIQLDPNWLASLPGLVLVYCYFQIPLMIIVFLPAMDSLRPQWKEATLNLGGSTWDYWFRVAGPILWPRFLGAFLLLFSNAFSAYATAAALFTQRSILVPLMIQSALRNEQDVGQNGFAQSLALLMVVVVAVVMTAYAQLQKRTAKWE
- the ispE gene encoding 4-(cytidine 5'-diphospho)-2-C-methyl-D-erythritol kinase produces the protein MSGVRILENEPGRRLKVFAPGKVNLLLRVGERPPNQPRHELLTVFQGLDLGECLTVRPRNSGKTDVVQTVLAPGLTGPKNLDGPENLALKAIQALRVNGAEVPPTSIKVEKNIPVAGGMAGGSADAAGVLYAANALYQLGFTLAELQSLGAKLGADVPFGLTGGNALGLGFGDKMLSLPGGTKCFWVLAVFPRGLSTPKVFGAFDRLIPNPQPLPATLSPDFVAALDGDVTKLAGYLHNDLQAAALDIFPELSQVIAAAEQAGALKAIVSGSGPTIAALCPDATSQENVAARLGAHPLVARVFSAAGPARGDTPDSESVRFNQ
- a CDS encoding resuscitation-promoting factor is translated as MAHKTATVVADGKVQELGGWGATVSDLLTENGVNFSAKDSIVPGPTTAVKNGMKITIESSRGLTVIVNDVRKDVDTTEKSASAAIKALWEGQAVQFVGTNGKDLQGMPLALFAPGEVYQLVHDGATVQMKAAKSDITPEDILARNKVKLTGLDAVQVLFNPGAAPIVQVQRITEENVTTSEPIQFETETTNDDSKFTDEKVVTQKGVVGVKEITKKVRSIDGVVSSEETLSEKVVTQPVNEKVTVGTKKRPASQPIAATGDVWSKLAFCEAGGRPDTNTGNGFYGMYQFTLPTWRSVGGSGLPSEASAEEQTHRAQILQARSGWGQWPACSRKLGLR
- a CDS encoding MarR family transcriptional regulator codes for the protein MVPPSDLSDGDEVDGILKAWRSLLPRADLTPLSVFSRVSRLARHLDQARREAFSSVDLEPWAFDVLSALRRAGEPFSLTPGVLMQQSLVSSGTMTNRIDRLEERGLVRRCAHPEDRRAILVELTEDGKRHADAAITKLMATERDWLGDLSEADVNELARLLRAVLLPFDAQSR
- the glmU gene encoding bifunctional UDP-N-acetylglucosamine diphosphorylase/glucosamine-1-phosphate N-acetyltransferase GlmU produces the protein MTNVSTIVILAAGQGTRMKSKKAKVLHSFAGRTLLSHAIHTAMEIEPERIVVVVRHQADAVAAEALAVNPDIAIAHQDDVPGTGRAVWCALQKLEELGAATGTLVVTSADVPLLDSSTILSLAETREDEGAALCLLTTEIANPFGYGRIQRVAGHVAGIVEERDATYAQKQIKEVNAGIYAFDAEFLNRCLPTLSTNNDQGEIYLTDTIKAARNEGLKVSSVLLADTAQAEGCNDRAQLAELRAEYNRRRTRYWMLQGVTIIDPTTTWIDADVTIGQDTTIYPNTQLRRHTSIGEDCRIGPDSTLIDMKVGDDAEVFRVHGLSSEIGAHSYIGPFTYLRPGTILSESTKVGGFCETKNIQVGRGTKIPHLSYVGDATIGEGTNIGAATIFANYDGVHKHHSNVGSHCRTGANNVFIAPVNIGDGVYTGGGTIVRQDIPEGCLAVNDFQMRQIPGWVAQNRPETIAAIEAMRAKQAEGNSPDKTDGTK
- a CDS encoding extracellular solute-binding protein, with the translated sequence MNKTFSLMAGTAILVSATLGLTACGGSAANAESAADKTKYQAAVSIDDFGGMEGLEKAAKAEGQLNLIALPHDWSNWGGVIEAFKKKYPEITVNEQNPNASSKEEIDAIKTNAGTDKAPDTVDVGLAVAVDSTQYFAAYETQGAAQIDPKLKNKDKFFTPDYTGVMSLGWNKTKYGDVKSIEDLKDSKFAGVVSLNGKPAEAGAAFNGFIMANLANGGDLQNLQPGLDFFKELKSIGNLNTIDVTSATIDSGQTAAVFDWSYNQISTRDRLKGQGVDWSVIVFPGTEVGSYYQQAINKEAPHPAAARLWQEFLYTPEAQNLWMKGGAMPVLMEQMEKDGTIDAEAKATLIETSQPPLTYSPDDSARITTWLQQNWDKAIGN
- the rsmA gene encoding 16S rRNA (adenine(1518)-N(6)/adenine(1519)-N(6))-dimethyltransferase RsmA, with amino-acid sequence MLLLGARDIVELCAALEVSPSKKKGQNFVTDPGTVRRIAAAAGVTPGDTVVEIGPGLGSLTLALLEQGCKVIAIEIDPRLAAALPVTVRQHGANSANLCVMTQDALEISGVSDLDLPEEWAVPRQLVANLPYNVATPLLLHFLEVLPGLEGALVMVQAEVADRWVAGVADTAYGAPSVKLAWWGSAKRAFKVGRNVFYPAPNVDSAVVDFQRLEVRQRLKEDLKLSAEGLTDEAIETLRKEVFAAVNAAFSQRRKTLRQSLAKYAGSPDAAAALLEAAGITPGLRAERLSVTDFTKIAGAKLYGTSDTK